The Erythrobacter insulae genome window below encodes:
- a CDS encoding transglutaminase-like domain-containing protein: MPIEITASFAFELDEPTDVLLQFEAAPIEGQVILSSKTHLSAADHTARISAQDGVGERVWVHAKGRFEARYDAAILIERNEEDLAGLPAMPPHLLSGIATNYLFDSRYCPSGHFHNFVEQEFGGTSGGDRIIAIRTWIADHLSYVAGVSGPETDASETFAVRQGICRDYAHLMITLARASMIPARYVACFSPGVSPPDFHAVAQVYLADRADHNRGTWHLIDTTGMAAPQDTVIIGVGRDAADVSFLTSFGPHLFEYSEVQVAQTT; encoded by the coding sequence ATGCCAATTGAAATCACCGCCTCATTTGCCTTTGAACTTGATGAACCGACAGACGTGCTGCTCCAATTCGAAGCGGCGCCTATCGAAGGTCAGGTCATATTGTCGAGCAAGACGCATCTAAGCGCGGCCGATCACACCGCTCGAATTTCGGCTCAGGATGGTGTCGGCGAACGGGTGTGGGTCCATGCCAAGGGGCGTTTCGAAGCGCGGTATGATGCGGCGATTCTGATTGAACGCAACGAAGAGGATCTTGCTGGTTTACCAGCGATGCCGCCGCACCTTTTGTCCGGGATAGCGACCAACTATCTGTTTGATTCCCGCTATTGCCCGTCAGGGCACTTTCACAACTTTGTCGAACAGGAATTTGGCGGCACCTCGGGCGGCGACCGGATTATCGCAATCCGGACATGGATTGCCGATCATTTAAGCTATGTCGCAGGGGTCAGCGGACCAGAAACCGATGCGTCGGAAACCTTTGCTGTGAGGCAAGGCATCTGCCGCGATTATGCGCATCTCATGATTACGCTGGCACGTGCATCGATGATCCCTGCCCGTTATGTCGCGTGCTTTTCACCAGGTGTGAGCCCGCCCGATTTCCATGCCGTTGCGCAGGTATACCTTGCCGATCGGGCGGATCATAATCGCGGGACCTGGCATCTGATCGACACTACAGGAATGGCCGCGCCGCAAGATACCGTGATTATCGGCGTTGGCAGGGATGCAGCCGATGTAAGTTTCCTGACCAGTTTCGGACCTCATCTTTTCGAATACAGCGAGGTACAGGTCGCGCAAACGACCTAA
- a CDS encoding LacI family DNA-binding transcriptional regulator — protein sequence MNSVRKAPRVTSFDVAERAGVSQSTVSRALSGSAVISEATRDKVLDAAQALGYFVDERAARLRRGHTGTLATIVICKPGGGARDVNPFSYALLGGICAAAAERGLEVLVSLQSEEDRLFGHYVERGQAEGMIVIGTTANRTAWDYFRKAGETTQPVAYWGSPLGDLDWVSSDNETGARLAAEHLAERGCKKLAVIGSHTSTQRQFGERVDAFMARAKELGVTAILETIEPGGARREQGRMAAEALLESGTNFDGVFAVCDALAFGVMDALQAAGCSVPDDIKIVGFDGIPASELTTPPLTTIEPDLDQAGRLLVEAVADGSEHPSVRRVPVRLLVRGSS from the coding sequence ATGAACTCCGTCCGTAAAGCCCCAAGGGTGACCAGTTTCGACGTCGCAGAACGCGCTGGCGTAAGCCAGTCAACCGTGAGCCGCGCATTGTCAGGGTCTGCCGTGATCAGCGAGGCGACGCGTGACAAGGTGCTCGATGCGGCGCAGGCGCTCGGATATTTTGTTGATGAACGTGCGGCGCGGCTGCGCCGGGGGCACACCGGCACCCTTGCCACGATTGTGATCTGCAAACCGGGCGGCGGCGCGCGCGATGTGAACCCGTTTTCCTATGCCTTGCTGGGCGGAATTTGTGCGGCTGCGGCTGAACGGGGGCTGGAAGTGCTTGTGTCGCTTCAGTCCGAGGAAGATCGCTTGTTCGGGCACTATGTCGAGCGGGGGCAAGCCGAAGGCATGATTGTCATCGGCACCACGGCCAATCGCACGGCGTGGGATTATTTTCGCAAGGCTGGAGAGACAACACAGCCGGTGGCTTATTGGGGATCGCCGCTCGGCGACCTTGATTGGGTGTCTTCTGATAATGAAACAGGCGCGCGGCTTGCCGCGGAACATCTGGCTGAGCGCGGGTGCAAAAAACTGGCAGTCATCGGATCGCACACCAGCACGCAGCGCCAGTTTGGCGAGCGTGTTGATGCGTTTATGGCGCGTGCCAAAGAGTTAGGCGTGACAGCCATCCTGGAAACGATCGAGCCGGGCGGAGCGCGCCGCGAACAAGGGCGCATGGCAGCCGAGGCCTTGCTGGAAAGTGGCACAAACTTTGATGGTGTTTTTGCCGTTTGTGATGCGCTGGCTTTTGGCGTCATGGATGCTCTTCAGGCGGCAGGCTGCTCCGTGCCCGATGATATCAAGATTGTCGGGTTTGATGGCATCCCTGCGAGCGAGCTGACCACGCCGCCACTCACGACGATTGAGCCGGATCTGGATCAGGCCGGCCGCCTGCTGGTCGAGGCTGTCGCCGATGGCAGTGAACATCCGAGCGTAAGGCGGGTGCCCGTCAGGCTTTTGGTGCGCGGGAGCAGTTAG
- the zwf gene encoding glucose-6-phosphate dehydrogenase has protein sequence MDIPAISADRLLLFGATGDLARRMLLPSLCALDADGLLPETLRIVGTARSEIGDSEFRDMAREALEKFLPAERRGGMATFLNRLSYQALDATTLDGFVDLAEKVGPSTSKDGEGGLAIFLSTAPSLFGPTIAGLQHAGLTGDHVRIGLEKPLGTDLDSSCAINNAVAEAFTEDRIFRIDHYLGKETVQNLLALRFGNILFEPIWNSNYIEHVQITVGETVGLESRVGYYDDSGAMRDMVQNHMLQLLALVAMEPPTSFDATAVRDEKVKALRALRRVAADETVTGQYSRGAVDGEAVPGYDDELGKSSDTETFVAIKAHVDNWRWKGVPFYLRTGKRLQERVTEIVVRFRSVPHSIFEGMGSGMQPNQLLIGIQPEENITLSLMAKVPGLGVDGVKLRQVPLEITMPDAFVGQHRRIAYERLLLDLIQGDQTLFVRRDEVEAQWQWIDAIRAVWEEAGIKPKPYSAGTWGPNAAIALTERDGVSWHD, from the coding sequence ATGGATATACCGGCGATATCTGCCGACCGGCTGCTGTTATTCGGAGCAACCGGTGATCTGGCGCGGCGCATGCTCTTGCCCAGCCTTTGTGCATTGGACGCAGATGGCTTGTTGCCAGAGACATTGCGCATCGTAGGCACAGCTCGCAGTGAAATTGGCGACAGCGAATTTCGCGACATGGCGCGCGAAGCGCTTGAGAAATTCCTGCCCGCAGAGCGGCGCGGCGGTATGGCCACGTTCCTGAACCGGCTCAGCTATCAGGCGCTCGATGCGACGACACTGGACGGTTTTGTAGACCTCGCTGAAAAAGTGGGGCCATCCACCAGCAAAGATGGCGAAGGTGGTCTGGCCATATTCCTGTCAACAGCACCAAGCCTGTTTGGTCCGACGATTGCCGGATTGCAGCATGCCGGATTGACCGGTGACCATGTGCGTATCGGGCTTGAAAAGCCGCTTGGCACCGATCTGGATAGCAGCTGCGCTATTAATAATGCGGTGGCCGAAGCCTTTACCGAAGACCGTATTTTCAGGATCGATCATTATCTGGGCAAGGAAACCGTCCAAAACCTGCTCGCGCTGCGGTTTGGCAATATCCTTTTCGAACCGATCTGGAATTCCAATTATATCGAGCACGTCCAGATCACCGTTGGCGAAACGGTCGGCCTGGAATCGCGCGTCGGATATTATGATGATAGCGGAGCGATGCGGGACATGGTGCAAAACCACATGTTGCAGCTGCTTGCGCTGGTCGCGATGGAGCCACCCACCAGTTTCGATGCGACCGCGGTGCGGGATGAAAAGGTGAAAGCCCTTCGCGCGCTTCGGCGCGTTGCCGCCGATGAAACGGTCACCGGCCAATACAGCAGGGGCGCAGTCGATGGCGAAGCCGTGCCCGGCTATGATGATGAGCTGGGTAAAAGCAGCGACACAGAGACATTTGTCGCGATCAAGGCCCATGTTGATAATTGGCGTTGGAAAGGGGTGCCCTTTTACCTGCGCACCGGCAAACGCCTGCAAGAACGCGTTACCGAGATCGTCGTCCGCTTCCGCAGCGTCCCGCATTCGATTTTCGAAGGGATGGGATCAGGCATGCAGCCCAACCAGCTGTTGATCGGAATTCAACCGGAAGAAAACATCACGCTGTCTTTAATGGCAAAAGTTCCCGGCCTTGGAGTGGATGGCGTAAAATTGCGTCAGGTGCCGCTTGAGATTACGATGCCCGATGCCTTTGTCGGACAGCATCGCCGGATTGCTTACGAACGCCTCCTGCTCGATCTGATTCAAGGTGATCAGACGCTGTTTGTGCGCCGCGACGAAGTCGAAGCGCAGTGGCAATGGATTGATGCGATCCGCGCGGTCTGGGAAGAAGCAGGGATCAAACCAAAACCCTACAGCGCGGGCACATGGGGCCCCAACGCAGCCATAGCCCTGACTGAGCGTGACGGAGTAAGCTGGCATGACTAA
- the edd gene encoding phosphogluconate dehydratase, whose product MTKLNNTIRRVTERIVENSRASRASYLELMQREADRKPEHKDVACSNLAHAFAGALEDQDAMKAGRGPNIGIVTAYNDMLSAHQPYGRYPDRMKIFAREVGATAQVAGGTPAMCDGVTQGEDGMELSLFSRDVIAMSTGIALSHQMYDGIACLGICDKIVPGLLMGALRFGHLPAVFVPSGPMPSGISNKQKQETRQKFAAGEIGRDALLESELGSYHSPGTCTFYGTANSNQMMMEMMGLHIPGSAFIQPGTKLRQSLDRAAIHRLAELAGTTERTLAKVVDEKAIVNAVIGLLATGGSTNHAIHIPAMARAAGIIVDWTDLAELSSVVPLLARVYPNGAGDVNHFHAAGGMAYVTHTLLDEGLAHADILTVWEGGMDAYTAEPVLENDALSWTPVKESRDDTMLRPASDPFIADGGMKLVTGNLGRACFKSSAVSPDRFTVEAPCRVFENQADVVTAFKAGELDQDVVVVVRFQGPRANGMPELHSLTPSLAVLQDRGYSVALVTDGRMSGASGKVPAAIHCTPEALGGGPLSLIQTGDIVKVCASTGELSTTADLSSRTPAPDPQPQWGVGREMYRMLQMQADGAEQGASAMLASAGL is encoded by the coding sequence ATGACTAAGTTGAACAATACCATCCGCCGCGTGACCGAGCGGATTGTCGAAAATTCTCGGGCAAGCCGTGCATCCTATCTTGAACTGATGCAACGCGAAGCGGACCGCAAGCCAGAGCATAAAGACGTGGCCTGTTCCAACCTGGCCCATGCTTTTGCCGGTGCGCTGGAAGATCAGGACGCGATGAAAGCCGGACGCGGTCCGAACATTGGGATCGTTACCGCCTACAACGACATGCTCTCCGCGCATCAGCCATATGGCCGGTATCCTGACCGCATGAAAATTTTTGCGCGTGAAGTCGGTGCGACAGCGCAGGTTGCAGGCGGAACGCCGGCCATGTGCGATGGGGTAACGCAGGGCGAAGATGGCATGGAGCTATCGCTGTTCAGCCGTGATGTAATCGCGATGTCTACCGGGATCGCGCTTTCGCATCAGATGTATGATGGCATTGCCTGCCTCGGCATATGCGACAAAATCGTGCCCGGCCTGCTTATGGGTGCGCTGAGATTTGGGCATTTGCCAGCGGTATTCGTGCCTTCGGGGCCGATGCCATCGGGCATATCCAATAAACAGAAACAGGAAACCCGCCAGAAATTCGCCGCAGGCGAAATTGGCCGGGACGCGCTGCTTGAAAGCGAGCTCGGCAGCTATCATTCGCCCGGCACTTGTACATTTTATGGCACCGCCAATTCCAATCAGATGATGATGGAAATGATGGGCCTGCACATTCCCGGCAGCGCTTTCATCCAGCCGGGTACGAAACTGCGCCAATCACTCGATCGTGCGGCGATCCATCGCCTGGCCGAACTGGCCGGAACCACCGAGCGCACCCTAGCCAAAGTCGTCGATGAAAAAGCCATCGTGAACGCGGTCATCGGTTTGCTTGCGACTGGCGGTTCGACCAATCACGCGATCCACATTCCGGCGATGGCCCGCGCGGCAGGTATCATCGTTGACTGGACCGATCTGGCTGAGCTTTCCAGCGTGGTCCCCTTGCTTGCGCGCGTGTATCCGAACGGTGCAGGCGACGTGAACCATTTCCATGCTGCTGGCGGCATGGCCTATGTGACGCACACCTTGCTGGACGAAGGGCTGGCCCACGCCGACATCCTCACCGTTTGGGAAGGTGGCATGGATGCGTACACCGCAGAGCCCGTTCTGGAAAATGATGCACTGTCATGGACGCCAGTGAAGGAAAGCCGCGATGATACGATGCTGCGCCCTGCCTCCGATCCGTTTATCGCCGATGGCGGCATGAAACTTGTCACTGGCAATCTGGGCAGAGCCTGCTTCAAATCATCGGCCGTCTCGCCTGATCGCTTTACCGTCGAAGCCCCCTGCCGCGTGTTCGAAAATCAGGCTGATGTCGTAACCGCTTTCAAAGCGGGCGAGCTTGATCAGGATGTCGTCGTCGTCGTCCGGTTTCAGGGCCCGCGCGCCAATGGCATGCCGGAACTTCACTCACTCACGCCTTCGCTCGCTGTGCTTCAGGACAGGGGATATTCGGTTGCGCTCGTTACCGATGGGCGGATGTCAGGCGCATCAGGCAAAGTGCCCGCTGCGATCCATTGCACACCCGAAGCGCTTGGCGGCGGGCCGCTCTCGCTGATCCAGACCGGCGATATTGTAAAAGTCTGCGCGAGCACTGGCGAATTGTCGACCACCGCCGATCTTTCATCGCGCACTCCCGCCCCCGATCCCCAGCCGCAATGGGGCGTGGGCCGGGAAATGTACCGGATGCTGCAAATGCAAGCGGACGGCGCGGAACAAGGTGCCTCGGCCATGCTCGCCAGTGCTGGATTATAG
- a CDS encoding glucokinase yields MEIVAVDIGGTHARFAIAKLGADGSIALGEPTTLHTEDHASFQTAWEDYRDRMGGSLPDALAMAVAGPIKPDLIRFTNNPWIIRPPLIQSKLGCGKHTIINDFGAVAHAAARAPADEFIHLAGPEGELPETGTISVLGPGTGLGVAHFYRSPDGTYRVQATEGGHGDFAPVDAIEDAILARLRKRHTRVSDERVVSGPAIVDIYEALAAMEGRAVKELSDVEIWTSGTDGSNSLAAAAVDRFCLALGSVAGDIALIQGASGVVIAGGLGYRIRETIIASGFASRFTAKGRFAGMMGNLPVKLITHPQPGLLGAAAAFVQEHLGETPA; encoded by the coding sequence ATGGAAATTGTAGCGGTCGATATCGGCGGCACCCATGCCCGCTTTGCGATCGCGAAACTCGGCGCAGATGGCAGTATTGCATTAGGCGAACCGACCACGCTGCACACCGAAGATCACGCCAGTTTCCAGACTGCGTGGGAAGATTACCGTGATCGGATGGGCGGAAGCCTGCCCGATGCGCTGGCCATGGCGGTCGCAGGACCGATCAAGCCCGATCTGATCCGTTTTACGAACAATCCGTGGATCATTCGCCCGCCTCTGATCCAGAGTAAGCTGGGCTGCGGTAAACACACGATTATCAACGATTTCGGCGCGGTCGCTCATGCTGCGGCGCGCGCTCCTGCGGATGAGTTTATTCATTTGGCCGGACCCGAAGGCGAGCTGCCCGAAACCGGGACAATCAGCGTGCTTGGCCCAGGCACAGGATTGGGCGTTGCCCATTTCTACCGCAGCCCCGATGGCACATACCGCGTACAAGCAACCGAAGGCGGGCATGGTGATTTCGCGCCAGTCGATGCCATCGAAGACGCGATCCTCGCCCGCCTTCGCAAACGCCACACCCGTGTCTCGGATGAACGGGTCGTATCAGGCCCCGCAATTGTCGATATTTACGAAGCACTTGCCGCAATGGAAGGCCGCGCGGTCAAAGAGCTGAGCGATGTTGAAATCTGGACGTCGGGCACCGATGGTTCAAACAGTCTGGCGGCGGCTGCGGTCGACCGGTTCTGTCTCGCCTTGGGCTCGGTTGCCGGAGACATCGCCTTGATCCAGGGAGCCAGCGGAGTGGTTATCGCAGGCGGTCTAGGTTACCGGATCCGCGAAACCATCATTGCCTCAGGCTTTGCATCGCGCTTCACAGCAAAGGGGCGCTTCGCCGGAATGATGGGCAATCTGCCGGTCAAACTCATCACCCATCCTCAACCGGGCCTACTCGGCGCGGCGGCGGCTTTTGTACAAGAACACCTCGGAGAAACTCCCGCATGA
- a CDS encoding phosphoenolpyruvate carboxylase — translation MTLPLKNTADLSARLQELHARTRETPLFNPVFQLGLDLSRALEGGSTDLDALEALVEELECAGLEARAGRLQRLVAPVAPEANEAALNAALGSADDFDAFRTRWESPRLHAVFTAHPTFLMTPGQSAAVADAASQDTPISRSVCAADAQRPSITLEYEHGEVSKALANAQDARSKIVSETLAYAAKVWPDQWHALAPLPFRFASWVGYDMDGRTDIKWYTSIRFRLSEKAERLRRFADDLEAIVPAHALIDTLRSGADHAGRSAEDFGEDLSAPEALSQAANRLTYDHPDKLTSLTAIIAQLDDEAAASDDLDQAIAIKTLTSCMRADGLGMGHVHFRVNAKQLHNAIRSHMHETPELDLASKGAVATLRRMLAGRKPMRTNFASLAIESSTAIRQFLAMAQILEHIDADTPIRMLIAECEQPSTVLAALYFARTFGIEDKVDVSPLFETESALEHGGRFLDSLCAEQQYRDYVRLRGRACIQTGFSDAGRFVGQIPASLAIERLQGRFAQAMAKNDLADVAALIFNTHGESMGRGAHPANFEDRLSWPMSGWARHRFASSGIKLEPEVSFQGGDGYLFFSRPELALATLSRIVCAPVDNADAANDPFYSRTDISLDFYRAVRAHQRQHLRSATYSRAVTAFGLGLLNSTGSRVSRRQSDISADRDMNLRQIRAIPHNSVLQQLGYPVNVISGIGSAADGNYEELASLIESSPRGQQLISLARASNGLASIKTVAAYGELFNSAYWASRPYRGTEPHLSGACETLAEFLTKDDRTGVYRRLASRLRVDALKLYRLFDLLPAEDPDSNRETTRRMIGAAQSVRLALMQHIFLKAVSVPVFSRANDISREDVLEMVFSLRIEDALAQMRRAFPTHFPAPGDFAMDAPADYPDATSEGYAQIGRDFIDPIERAYSLMLRLSISIANQFGAHG, via the coding sequence ATGACCCTTCCGCTTAAAAATACCGCCGATCTCAGTGCGCGCTTGCAGGAACTTCATGCCCGCACCCGCGAGACACCGCTTTTCAATCCGGTATTTCAATTGGGGCTCGATTTGTCGCGGGCGCTTGAGGGGGGCTCAACCGATCTCGACGCGCTTGAAGCCTTGGTCGAAGAACTCGAATGTGCCGGGCTAGAGGCGCGTGCAGGCCGTTTGCAGCGTCTGGTCGCTCCTGTCGCGCCAGAAGCGAACGAAGCTGCGCTGAATGCCGCGCTCGGATCGGCGGATGATTTTGATGCGTTTCGTACGCGGTGGGAATCGCCCCGGCTGCACGCTGTGTTTACGGCCCACCCGACGTTCCTGATGACACCGGGCCAATCTGCCGCCGTGGCCGATGCCGCCAGTCAGGATACGCCCATATCACGGTCGGTCTGCGCCGCAGATGCGCAGCGCCCTTCGATCACGCTCGAATACGAACACGGCGAAGTGAGCAAGGCATTGGCCAACGCGCAGGATGCACGATCCAAGATCGTCTCGGAAACGCTGGCTTATGCGGCCAAGGTTTGGCCTGACCAATGGCACGCGCTTGCGCCCCTGCCATTCCGGTTCGCCAGCTGGGTCGGATATGACATGGATGGCCGGACCGATATCAAATGGTACACATCCATCCGGTTCCGACTGTCGGAAAAAGCCGAACGCTTACGCCGCTTTGCCGATGATCTTGAAGCGATCGTCCCTGCTCACGCATTGATCGATACATTGCGTTCGGGCGCGGATCACGCAGGCCGCAGCGCCGAGGATTTTGGTGAGGATTTAAGTGCGCCCGAAGCGCTGTCTCAGGCCGCTAACAGGCTCACATACGACCACCCCGACAAACTGACATCGCTCACAGCGATCATTGCCCAGCTGGATGATGAAGCCGCAGCGAGCGACGATCTCGATCAGGCGATTGCGATCAAGACCCTGACCTCGTGTATGCGCGCCGATGGTTTGGGAATGGGCCATGTCCATTTCCGCGTGAACGCCAAACAGCTGCACAACGCCATCCGCAGCCATATGCACGAAACGCCTGAGCTTGATCTTGCGAGCAAAGGCGCGGTGGCGACGCTGCGCCGGATGCTGGCCGGCAGAAAGCCGATGCGCACCAATTTTGCCAGCCTGGCGATCGAAAGTTCCACCGCGATCCGGCAATTCCTGGCCATGGCTCAGATCCTCGAGCATATTGATGCAGACACCCCGATCCGGATGCTGATTGCGGAATGCGAACAGCCCTCCACCGTGCTCGCCGCGCTGTATTTTGCGCGCACTTTCGGGATTGAGGACAAAGTCGATGTCTCGCCTTTGTTCGAGACCGAAAGCGCGCTGGAACATGGCGGACGGTTTCTGGATTCGCTTTGCGCAGAGCAGCAATACCGCGACTATGTTCGGTTGCGCGGGCGCGCGTGTATCCAGACCGGGTTCTCCGACGCTGGCCGGTTTGTCGGGCAGATCCCGGCAAGTCTCGCAATTGAACGCCTGCAGGGCCGATTTGCCCAGGCCATGGCGAAAAACGATCTCGCCGATGTCGCTGCACTGATTTTCAACACTCACGGCGAAAGCATGGGGCGCGGCGCGCATCCTGCGAATTTTGAAGACCGGCTAAGCTGGCCGATGAGCGGTTGGGCAAGGCACCGTTTCGCCAGTTCCGGCATCAAGCTGGAACCCGAAGTCAGCTTTCAAGGCGGTGACGGCTATCTATTCTTCTCGCGCCCGGAATTGGCGCTCGCCACCCTTTCGCGCATCGTCTGCGCACCGGTCGATAATGCCGATGCCGCCAATGATCCGTTCTACAGCCGCACAGATATCAGCCTTGATTTCTATCGCGCAGTTCGCGCTCACCAGCGCCAACATTTGCGCAGCGCGACCTATTCGCGCGCGGTCACGGCGTTTGGACTGGGTCTGCTCAATTCCACAGGCAGCCGTGTTTCCCGACGTCAGTCTGATATTTCAGCCGACCGCGATATGAACCTGCGGCAAATCCGCGCGATCCCGCACAATTCCGTGCTACAGCAGCTCGGCTATCCGGTGAACGTCATTTCCGGCATCGGCAGCGCCGCAGATGGCAATTATGAAGAACTGGCCAGCCTGATTGAATCCAGCCCGCGCGGGCAGCAATTGATCAGCCTTGCACGGGCTTCCAATGGCCTTGCCAGCATCAAAACGGTCGCCGCCTATGGTGAATTGTTCAACTCGGCCTATTGGGCCAGCCGCCCCTATCGCGGGACAGAGCCGCACCTGTCGGGCGCGTGTGAAACACTGGCAGAATTCCTGACGAAGGATGACCGCACCGGAGTTTATCGCCGGCTTGCTTCGCGTTTGCGGGTCGATGCGCTGAAACTCTATCGCCTGTTCGATCTGCTTCCGGCGGAAGATCCGGACTCCAACCGCGAAACGACCCGCAGGATGATTGGCGCTGCGCAATCTGTCCGGCTTGCCTTGATGCAGCATATTTTCCTGAAGGCTGTGTCTGTTCCGGTGTTCAGCCGGGCAAACGATATCAGCCGCGAAGATGTGCTTGAAATGGTGTTCAGCCTGCGGATCGAAGATGCCTTGGCGCAAATGCGCCGTGCATTCCCGACCCACTTTCCCGCGCCCGGCGATTTCGCAATGGATGCACCGGCGGATTACCCGGATGCAACCAGCGAGGGTTATGCCCAGATCGGGCGCGATTTCATCGATCCGATCGAGCGTGCCTATTCTTTGATGCTGAGGCTTTCGATCAGCATAGCGAATCAATTCGGAGCGCACGGATAG
- a CDS encoding L,D-transpeptidase family protein — MMKMKHYSSFAAALALGALASNSALAQQTSTDAAADAAEQIAQEAQDEIRRIDPTTGGSSLIVDPSLPMPYAAETGATDAPEKFEPGLPVISAAPAAIAAAPELAEPAFAPPPAALPPRGPAARMIAQPVVQAAPAFDADDPFVVKSILPIEGTIRYGDWYWDESRAPATGKLVMTVDLDARVISVFRDGHEIGTAVALLGTKKHPTPVGTFPILTKEKDNISEKYNNAPMPWTLRLTWDGIAIHGSPVLNGYASHGCIGVPDPFAEKLFALAKRGDKVVITRGSLIGVGDKIMS, encoded by the coding sequence ATGATGAAGATGAAACATTACTCCAGTTTTGCCGCAGCCCTCGCTCTTGGTGCGCTTGCCAGCAATTCCGCCCTTGCCCAGCAGACATCCACCGATGCCGCTGCTGACGCTGCCGAACAGATCGCGCAGGAAGCGCAGGACGAAATCCGCAGGATTGATCCAACCACTGGCGGATCTTCGCTGATCGTAGATCCCAGTCTTCCGATGCCCTACGCCGCCGAAACCGGGGCAACGGACGCACCTGAAAAATTCGAACCTGGCCTGCCTGTAATCAGTGCAGCACCGGCAGCCATCGCGGCTGCGCCCGAACTTGCCGAACCGGCCTTTGCGCCGCCGCCAGCCGCGCTGCCTCCTCGCGGCCCTGCCGCACGGATGATTGCGCAACCTGTCGTCCAAGCAGCGCCCGCATTTGATGCAGATGATCCTTTCGTCGTCAAAAGCATCCTGCCAATCGAAGGCACGATCCGATATGGCGATTGGTACTGGGACGAAAGCCGCGCACCAGCGACCGGTAAACTCGTTATGACAGTCGATCTGGATGCACGCGTCATCAGCGTGTTTCGCGACGGTCACGAAATCGGTACCGCCGTTGCTTTGCTAGGCACCAAAAAGCACCCGACCCCTGTCGGTACCTTCCCCATCCTGACCAAGGAAAAGGATAACATTTCGGAGAAATACAACAACGCTCCGATGCCCTGGACCCTGCGCCTGACATGGGATGGGATTGCGATCCACGGCTCACCCGTACTCAATGGCTATGCCAGTCACGGCTGTATCGGAGTGCCCGATCCCTTTGCCGAAAAACTGTTCGCATTAGCGAAACGCGGCGACAAGGTGGTGATCACTCGCGGGTCATTGATCGGCGTCGGCGACAAAATCATGAGCTAA
- the tilS gene encoding tRNA lysidine(34) synthetase TilS, which produces MRGIGFEGAEPLIDTQINPELIARFRADLDRFGFADTRLGLAVSGGPDSLALLLLAHAACGSERIAAATVDHALRAESAAEAEFVAEICRRLGVDHAILKVKVEPGNVQAEARTARYLALGQWHDDARAAVLMTAHHADDQAETILMRLNRGSGVPGLAAIRSTAEIPGWGGTLARPLLRWSKRELESVVSSAQIEPVRDPSNSDEQFDRARVRRFLSDQDWLDTQALAASAEHIEDAWRAIEWFAAEDWETHVVPDSDETGRGFRYYANVPRAIAIETICRVIGELGGDAARGDAGRAFDRLWRGDNASLAGVLIVPGIEQIAQTGVTMRVWRFSPEPPRAAQ; this is translated from the coding sequence CTGCGAGGGATAGGCTTTGAAGGAGCGGAGCCGCTGATTGATACGCAAATCAATCCTGAACTGATCGCGCGATTTCGCGCCGATCTGGATCGTTTCGGTTTTGCTGATACGCGGCTTGGCCTTGCGGTTTCGGGAGGTCCGGACAGCCTCGCTTTGTTATTGCTGGCCCATGCGGCCTGCGGATCAGAGCGTATTGCGGCAGCAACCGTCGATCATGCCTTGCGAGCCGAAAGCGCGGCAGAAGCCGAATTCGTCGCTGAAATATGCCGCCGGCTTGGCGTCGACCATGCGATCTTGAAGGTGAAAGTCGAGCCCGGCAATGTGCAGGCTGAGGCGCGCACAGCGCGGTATCTTGCGCTGGGCCAATGGCATGATGATGCGCGGGCGGCTGTGCTCATGACGGCGCATCATGCCGATGATCAGGCCGAAACCATATTGATGCGCTTAAACCGCGGAAGCGGTGTCCCCGGCCTTGCGGCGATCCGCTCAACCGCTGAAATTCCCGGCTGGGGCGGTACGCTTGCCCGTCCTTTGCTGCGTTGGAGCAAACGCGAACTGGAATCGGTGGTGTCATCGGCTCAGATCGAGCCTGTGCGCGATCCCTCCAACAGCGACGAGCAGTTTGATCGCGCCCGGGTCCGGCGCTTTCTTTCGGATCAGGATTGGCTTGATACGCAGGCTCTGGCGGCCAGCGCAGAGCATATCGAGGACGCCTGGCGCGCGATTGAATGGTTCGCTGCGGAGGACTGGGAAACACATGTCGTGCCCGATTCCGACGAGACAGGCCGCGGATTTCGATATTACGCCAATGTTCCGCGCGCGATTGCGATTGAGACGATCTGCCGCGTCATCGGCGAGCTGGGCGGAGATGCAGCGCGCGGCGACGCGGGGCGTGCATTCGATCGGTTATGGCGCGGTGACAATGCGTCTCTGGCAGGCGTCTTGATCGTTCCGGGAATCGAGCAGATTGCCCAGACGGGCGTAACCATGCGGGTTTGGCGTTTCAGCCCTGAACCGCCCCGCGCGGCGCAATAA